DNA from Algisphaera agarilytica:
CTTCCGGCATGGCGTCGGCCGAGTACAACGTGGGGGCGGAGAATCCGTTGGACGCGTATGCCGTGAGCAAGTGCGGCTTGAACATCCTGACGCGGCGCCTGTCCGAAAAGCTCCGGGCTGAGAACATCGCGCTCATCGCGATGAGCCCGGGCTGGGTGCAGACCGAGATGGGCGGCAAGGAAGCGCCCACCACCGTTGACGACGCGGTCCAACAGATGACCAGCACCATCGCCACGCTCGGCATGGACCACACCGGAACGTTCATCGGCCCCGAGGGCCAAGCGTGTGCGTGGTAATTCACTTCGACCCGCGGAGGAGCCTCATGCTCAGAATGTCCTTGTTTTGCTTGGCTATTCTGCTGTGCACCGCGTGTTCGGCGGTGAGTGAAGACACCGCGGTTTCGGAACCGCCGCCGGTTGGGTCTCAAGACACCCCGGCCGCCGAGCCGCAGCCTTCCGACGCAACGCCCGAGGCCACTACCTACGGCCCCAAAGACTTCGAAGCCCACGGATGGACCATCGTTTGCCAGGCCGTCACCTTCAACGATCACACCTTCACCTCCGCGCCCGACCAGCTCGAGAAGCTCGGCATCAAGGAAGTCATGGCGTACCGCGGCCAGATCGTTGGCGGCGGCTTCGACGAAAAGTTTGAGTTCACGACGATGAGTCAGGAGGCCCGCGACTACGTCAAACAACTCACCGCGGAGAAGGGCATCACCATCCGCCACTACGGAGTGGTGAATGCCAAGACCCCCGAAGACTGGCGCAAGTTGTTTGAGTTTGCCCAGGAGCTGGGGATCCAGGCGATCGTCAGCGAGCCGGAGTACGACGAGCTGGAGATGGTCGATGCGCTGGCACAGGAATTCGACATCCGTGTGGGCATCCACAACCACCCGCTGCCGACCAAGTACTGGCACCCCGATATCGTGATCCACCACATCAAGGACCTCAGCGATCACATGGGCATCAGCGGTGACACCGGCAACTGGGCCCGCTCCGGCCTCGATCCGCTGGAGTGCATCAAGAAGCTCGAACCCCTCGACGGCCGAATCGTAGAGATACAGATCAAAGACATGACCCACGGCTACAACGTCCCCCTCGGCACCGGCCAGAGCGACGTGGCGGCCATGCTGCGGGAGCTCAAAAGCCAGAACTACCAAGGCCCGTTCGTGATCGAATACTTCACCAAACGCGACACCAAGCTGAACGAGATCCGCGAATCCCTGGACCACCTCTACCGCGTGGCCGCCTGGATCGAGTAGCCCCGGATCGCCACCCCTGCGGGTGCTTGGATCGTCCACCAAATCGGCAATATCGTGCTATCGGCGGGCGGGGTGGCCGCCTATATTGTTAGGGATTCGGCTTTCTGTATCAGCCGGTCTGATTCTCATCTCTCTCGGAGTGTCACCGTTTTGAAAACTACCCTGAACCGTCGGACCTTCCTCAAAGCCTCTGCCGCCACCGCGGTGGGAACCGGTGTGGTGCCCACGTTTTCGATCGGCCAGCCGGGCCCCTCGCCCAACAGCAAGCTCAACATCGCCATGATCGGCGCGGGCAACATCGCCGCCATGGCCTACGGCCCGTGCAACCGTGAGAACATCGTCGCCCTGGCGGACACCGACGAGAACATGTTCCTCCAGCACGCCGAGAAGTTCCCCCAGCTCAACGACGCGAAAAAGTACAAAGACTTCCGCGTCATGCTCGACGAGATGGACAGCGAGATTGACGCGGTCTGCATCAACACGCCCGACCACACCCACTTCGTCGCCACGATCGCCGCCATGGAACGCGGCAAGCACGTCATCACCCAGAAGCCGCTGACCCACAACATCTGGGAAGCCCAGACGCTCAAGAAAGCTAAGGACAAGTACGGCGTCGTCACCAACATGGCGGTGCAGGGCCACACCTTCGACGGCATTCGTCAGATGCGCGAATGGTACGAAGCCGGCGTGCTCGGCGAAGTCACCGAAGCCCACAGCTGGATGAGCGGCCCGTGGTGGACCAAGCCCGGTGCCGAGAAGCCCAACCCCTATTGGCAGAAGCCCGAGGTCCTGCCCCCCGCGGCCATGGACGCCCCGGACAACCTCGACTGGGACCTGTGGCTCGGCCCCGTCGCGGCGGACGTTGCGTACAACAGCGTCTACCACCCCAAGACCTGGCGCGGCTACCACGCCTTCGGCAACGGCCTCATCGGCGACTGGATGCCCCACATCTCCGACGCCCCGATCTCCATCCTCGATCTCTACGACCCCGTCTCGGTTGAACTCGAGGAAGTCGAAGGCGGCGACGACATCGTCGTGCCCAACGGCAACCGCGTCCGCTGGGACTTCGAACGCCGCGGCGACAAAGCGCCCTGTACCTTCTACTGGCACAACGGTGCACCCGGCAAGTTCGCTCCCGCGAAGCCCGAAGCTTGGACCTGGAGTGAAAAGTTGCCCAACGCCGGCTCGCTGTTCATCGGCGATAAATCCGTCGGCTACACCGACAACCGCTCCAACAAGCCCCGCCTCGCCAACAAAGACGAAGCCCGCGCCTTCAAAGAAGCCGGCTACCCCGAAGAGGTCTACCCCCGCATCAAGGGCGGCCCGTTCGGCGAGTGGATCCGCGCGATCAAGGGCGACGGCCCCGAGCCCGGTGCCAACTTCGACTTCGCCGCTCCGTTCACCGTCACCCAACTCCTGGGCGCCCTGGCCATCCGCCACGGCGGCAAGATCGAATGGGACGGCGCGAAGGGCGAGATCACCAACCGCCCCGAACTCAACGCTTTTGTCAAGCCCCGCGTCCGACCCGGCTGGGAGTACGGCGAAGACCTCTGGACGTGATCGGCCCGCGACGGATCGTTCCGATTAATTCCCTCGATATGCCCTCGGTGTCCTGAACATCACCGGCGAGCAAGGTCCCCAACCCACGCATGAAAGTGTCGTCGGTCGGGGATCCAACAAGCAATCGGTAAAAGTACTTTAACAGTCGGTTTTTCGTGTTTCGCTTTGCATGATTTCTGTGTTCGAATTGATGGAGTGCCCACGTATGTCCCGTTCGATGAATCGCCGTACCTTCCTGAAAGCCACCGCCGCCACCGCCGCAGGGGCGGGTGCCATCCCCAGCTTCTCAATCGGGCAACCCGGGCCCTCGGCCAATAGCAAGCTCAACATTGCCATGATTGGCGCCGGCAACATCGCGGGCATGGCGTATTGGGGCTGCAACAACGAAAACATCGTTGCCCTGGCGGACGTCGACGAGAACATGTTTCTGCAGAAGGCCGAGGAGTTTCCTCAGCTGGAAAAAGCACGCAAGTTCAAAGACTTCCGCGTGATGCTCGACGAGATGGAAAACGAGATCGATGCGGTGTGCATCAACACGCCCGACCACACCCACTTCGTCGCCACGATCGCCGCCATGGAGCGCGGGATGCACGTCATCACGCAGAAGCCGCTGACCCACAACATCTGGGAAGCGCAGACGCTCCAGAAGGCCAAGCACAAGTACGGCGTCGTCACCAACATGGCGGTGCAGGGCCACACCTACGACGGCATCCGTCAGATGCGAGAGTGGTACGAGGCCGACGTCTTCGGTCAGATCACCGAGGTGCGTTCGTTCTTCGGCGGCCCGGGTTGGCGCGAGTTCGATGGCGACCCCAACAACAACCACTACTTCATGCGCCCGGATGTCTTGCCCCCGGTGGAGCAGCCGGTCCCGTCGCACCTCGATTGGGATTTGTGGAAGGGCCCGTCGACCACCGACCTGCCTTACCACGGCGTATACCACCCCAAGGGCTGGCGCGGCTACTACCCCTTCGGCAACGGCCTGATCGGCGACTGGCTGGCGCACGTGTCTGATGCCCCGGTCTGGATCCTCGACCTCTACGACCCCGTCTCGGTCGAGCTCGAGATGGTACTCAACGGCAGCGACGTCATCGTGCCCGACGCCAACGTGGTCCGCTGGGACTTCGAACGCCGCGGCGACAAGGCCCCCTGCACGTTCTACTGGCACAATGGCTGGGGCAAGTACATGCCCGACAAGCCCGAGGAATGGACCTGGGGTGAGCCGGACGAAAAGATGCCGGCCGGGACCCTCTACTTCGGTGAGAAACAGATCGGCTTCACCGACAACCGTTCGAACAAACCTCGCCTAGCCAACCAAGAAGCGATGCGCGAGTTCAAAGCGGCCGGCTACCCCGAAGAGGTCTACCCCCGCGTCAAGGGCGGCCCGTTTGCCGAGTGGCTCCGCGCGATCAAGGGCGAAGGCCCCGAGCCCGGTGCGAACTTCGACTTTGCCTCGCCGTTCACGGTGATGGCCCTGCTCGGCGCACTGGTCATGCGGCACGGCGGCAAGATCGACTGGGACGCCAAGACCGGCCAGATCACCAACCGCCCCGAACTCAACGCCTTCGTCAAGCCCGAGGTCCGCCCGGGCTGGGAGTACGGCGAAGTCCTGTGGGTCTGAATCGATCACGCATCGGACATACAAACACCGCCACCCCGTTAGCCGCGGGGCTTGTCCCCGCGCTCGCGCACTCACCACCCACCCCGTCCTCTCATATCATGACAGGATGAAACGATCTATCTGCGTGCTGGCTCTGGCGATCGGGCTCACGGGTTGTGCCGCGACCCCGCCCAGCCCCGAATCCCCCGTCTACGAACCGATCTTCGACGGCGAAACCCTCGACGGCTGGCACATCATGCAGGTGCCCGAGAACCACAACTACCACGGCCAGCCGGAGAACTTCTTCGTCGAAGACGGCGCGATCCACGGCGTCCAACTTCCCAACAAGAACGGCGCCCTACTGCTCACCGACCGCAAGTTCGCCGACTTCGAACTCGAACTCGAGTTCCTGGTCGACTGGGGCTGCGACTCGGGCGTCTTCATCCGCTGCACCGAAGACGGCAAGGCCATCCAGATCCTCGTCGACTACATCAGCTGGGGCACCGTCGGCTACGTCTACGGCTCGGGCATCGGCGGCTTCATGTGCCGACCGCTTCTGCTCTACGAAGAAGACGGCCAAATCCTCGCCCGGGACAACTACGACGGCGTCGAGATCGACAAGCTCACCTACTCGATGGACGCCGAGACGTGGAACGCCACCTTCAAGCCCGGCGAGTGGAACACCCTCAAGATCCGCTGCGTCGGCACCGCGCCCCACGTCACCACTTGGATCAACGGCGAGATGGTGATGGACCTCGACGGCAACACCTTCGCCGCCCGCCACATGCGCGACAACAACAAAAAAGATTGGGACCAGCCCACCACCTGGAGCAGCGAAGTCACCCAAGAAGTTACCGGCAACCGCGGCTCGATCGGCCTGCAGGTCCACCCCTCGGGCAAATGGACCCGCTGGAAACCCGACGGCGCCGCCCGCTACCGCAACATCCGCATCCTTGATTTGGGTTCCGAGTAAGCGTTGCCGTAGGTCAGGCATGACTGCCTGACGCGATTTGTCGAGTAGCTTTTTGCGGAAGGATGGCGCAATGGCGGAAGTCGAAGAAGATGACTGTGAGCGATGCGGCCGCCATGCCTCGGGCAAGCGGCGCTGGATGTTCTACAGGCCTCTTGAACGCTTTCCCCAGCCGCCGATGGTGCGGCAGTTCTTCTGCGACCGCTGCTTGAGACTCATGTGGGTCTATGCCGTGATCGGATTCGGTCTGGTGTGGCTCTTGGTGGGTTCGCTCGTGGGTGTCACGATCTGGCTGACGCAGTTTTAATAAACCTTGCTTTCTTGTGTTTAAGATGCGACGCGAACCGTCCCGCGCGTGGTAATCTCAACTGATCCAGTTCCGGGATATTCTGCCTCAGCTACTCTTGTAAATAAAACGCTTGGTATGGTAAATAAACAGATATTTCAATTGATGATTGCTTTATGCTTCTTGATTCCATCATGTGGAGATGGGGGCCAGCCAGGCAATACGTATTCGGTTCAAGGCCGTTATGTGGGGAACTATTCAAATGGTCAAGAAGTAATCGTGCTGAATCAGGATAATACGTTTACACAGACGTTCTCACGCAATGGGGTGACGCAACATTCATTAGACGGGACATGGGAGTTGCGTAATGAATCGATTGTTTTTAGCCCTTTTATAGTAGTCGATAGTTCACCTCCAAAACAGTATGGTCATGTGGAAGGGAGCCTTCACAAAAAAGGCGAAGTGATTTCTTTTAATCCAGATACAGACTATTTTATTAGAAAATCTCCGTGAATTTTGTATCTATCTTAATGAGGGGGCACGGTGTTTGTAGTACATGACGGTTTATTAGTTGCCGTAACTCAGGCAAGCATGCCTGACCTACGGGATGCAGGATTTCGTTTAGCGGGCGACGCGGAGCGTCCCGCGTGGTAACCTCAAACCGACTTATTCCGGGGCATTATGCCCCGGCCACCCCACACCCGATGGGAAGGAGCCGTGATGATCAAGTTTGTGATGATTTGCTACCGCAAGCCCGGCACGACGCGGGCCGAGTTTCAGGACTACTGGCTGAACCAGCACGCCCCGTTGTTCGGCAAGTTCGCCGATGTGTTCGGGACCAAGCGTTACGTGCAGTGCCACACGCTGGACTCGCCGATGAACGACGCGATCCGCGCATCACGCGGCATGGCCGGGGCCTGCGACGGCGTCGCCGAGGTGTGGTTCGAATCCGAAGAACAACTTATGGCCGCGATGAGTTCCCCCGAAGGCCAGGAGGTCGGGGCGACCCTCACCGCCGACGAAAACAACTTTATTGACCACGCCCGCTCCAGCGCGTTCATCGCGGTGGAGCATGAGTTGTGAAATTGAACTAGGTAGTGCATTTTAGTAGCGAATATTCTCAAACGTTGGTCTGGATAGATGAGTTGGCCATTATTGATTGAACGTGCTGTGTAATGAAGCGGAAAATATTCATCGTCTTCTCGTTTCCCTTATTGATCCTGCTTGTCTTGCTCGTATGGAATTTTGACGACATTCAAAGAGCATATCTGATTAGCGGCGACATCAATTTTTACGGAAAAATAATTGACGAAAGTGGTAAGCCAATTGTTGGGCATCAAGTGGAGTTCTCGATTTCGGAACCTAATTTTTTCTGGCACTGGATTGGTTACAGGAAAGCCCGACGTCGTATGGAATATGCCGAGACAGATGCAAAAGGTCTGTTTGCGCTTGAAGGCGAGCGAGGGATATGGATGGACGTTACGATTCGAAATACAGAAACACTCATTTTTAATCCTGAATCCATCGATCGAGTGAAAAAATACCCTGAGCAATTTAGAGAGAAGTATTTTAACGAGGTTATAAATGATGGCGGTGTGAGTAATAACTTCAACTTTAGTGGTTTCTCCGAAGCGCCCAAAGCCGGTTCGGGATCGAGTCCAGGTGAGCCGCTGATTTATACCGGGTACTTTTTGGAGAATATTGATCCGAGGCGTTAAATCGCCTGTGCAGGCACTTTATTCGAAGTGTGAAGAGGGCGCGGGCCAACTACATTAGTATCAGATCAATCGCGATTGTTTTATAGCGCAGGATGTAGGTCAGGCATGCCTGACCTACTGAGCCGATTTACGTTAGGTGGTAAAGCTGTGGTGTTTACGTGTATCACCGAATCCAATGGTATATTTCATCTAAGTCAACATACCTCCTCAACACCGGATGCAGCGTTGCGTGAACATGTTGCTGTCTTGCCAGTGGATGATGGCGTGGATCCCTTTGATGCGGAATTGGATTGGCTGCTCAAAGTGAGCGATGGGGCGACTGAGTTAGAATTAATTCCTGTTTCCGATTGTCCCGGTACATGGCTCTGGATAGACGGAGCGCGTCACCAACCACAATACAGCACCTACATCGTCCGCACGGATGTACGGGTCACCTAACCACTGGCTGGCAGTTGACCGGCGACGCCTGCGAGGGCTGCTCATAGGTGTGGCTAGACTACATCGCCATGGGATAGCTCAAGCTGTTTTCAGTGTGCTAGGATCAAGCGCATACCCGCACTCATCCGCGAGTTCTTTGAACTCGGCGATCTCGGCTTCAGTGAAGAGCAGGCCGCCGGCCTTTTCGCTTTCGAGCGAGGCGTGTTCTAAAGCGACCAGAGTCTTCGTGCGGCGTGCTACTCGGAGCGATACGCTTCCAGCCGCGCGAGTGCCGCGAGGTAGGGGAGGCTGTGGGCGATGTAGGCTTCGTCGTCGAAATGGATGGGCAGGTCGGTGGCGGGGGTGATCGGCTTGATCTTGAACTGGCGGCTTGCGGAGAAGCCGTTGCAGACCGAGCCGGGGATCTTGGTCCAGCTGCCGCGTGAGCGTTGGCCGACGCCGTAGACCATGCTGACGGGGAGGTAGGCCGCGGGGCCTTCGCCTTCGCCGCCGCCTTCGAGCTTGCCCACGTT
Protein-coding regions in this window:
- a CDS encoding sugar phosphate isomerase/epimerase family protein, whose translation is MAILLCTACSAVSEDTAVSEPPPVGSQDTPAAEPQPSDATPEATTYGPKDFEAHGWTIVCQAVTFNDHTFTSAPDQLEKLGIKEVMAYRGQIVGGGFDEKFEFTTMSQEARDYVKQLTAEKGITIRHYGVVNAKTPEDWRKLFEFAQELGIQAIVSEPEYDELEMVDALAQEFDIRVGIHNHPLPTKYWHPDIVIHHIKDLSDHMGISGDTGNWARSGLDPLECIKKLEPLDGRIVEIQIKDMTHGYNVPLGTGQSDVAAMLRELKSQNYQGPFVIEYFTKRDTKLNEIRESLDHLYRVAAWIE
- a CDS encoding Gfo/Idh/MocA family oxidoreductase, whose amino-acid sequence is MKTTLNRRTFLKASAATAVGTGVVPTFSIGQPGPSPNSKLNIAMIGAGNIAAMAYGPCNRENIVALADTDENMFLQHAEKFPQLNDAKKYKDFRVMLDEMDSEIDAVCINTPDHTHFVATIAAMERGKHVITQKPLTHNIWEAQTLKKAKDKYGVVTNMAVQGHTFDGIRQMREWYEAGVLGEVTEAHSWMSGPWWTKPGAEKPNPYWQKPEVLPPAAMDAPDNLDWDLWLGPVAADVAYNSVYHPKTWRGYHAFGNGLIGDWMPHISDAPISILDLYDPVSVELEEVEGGDDIVVPNGNRVRWDFERRGDKAPCTFYWHNGAPGKFAPAKPEAWTWSEKLPNAGSLFIGDKSVGYTDNRSNKPRLANKDEARAFKEAGYPEEVYPRIKGGPFGEWIRAIKGDGPEPGANFDFAAPFTVTQLLGALAIRHGGKIEWDGAKGEITNRPELNAFVKPRVRPGWEYGEDLWT
- a CDS encoding Gfo/Idh/MocA family protein, with product MSRSMNRRTFLKATAATAAGAGAIPSFSIGQPGPSANSKLNIAMIGAGNIAGMAYWGCNNENIVALADVDENMFLQKAEEFPQLEKARKFKDFRVMLDEMENEIDAVCINTPDHTHFVATIAAMERGMHVITQKPLTHNIWEAQTLQKAKHKYGVVTNMAVQGHTYDGIRQMREWYEADVFGQITEVRSFFGGPGWREFDGDPNNNHYFMRPDVLPPVEQPVPSHLDWDLWKGPSTTDLPYHGVYHPKGWRGYYPFGNGLIGDWLAHVSDAPVWILDLYDPVSVELEMVLNGSDVIVPDANVVRWDFERRGDKAPCTFYWHNGWGKYMPDKPEEWTWGEPDEKMPAGTLYFGEKQIGFTDNRSNKPRLANQEAMREFKAAGYPEEVYPRVKGGPFAEWLRAIKGEGPEPGANFDFASPFTVMALLGALVMRHGGKIDWDAKTGQITNRPELNAFVKPEVRPGWEYGEVLWV
- a CDS encoding 3-keto-disaccharide hydrolase; this translates as MKRSICVLALAIGLTGCAATPPSPESPVYEPIFDGETLDGWHIMQVPENHNYHGQPENFFVEDGAIHGVQLPNKNGALLLTDRKFADFELELEFLVDWGCDSGVFIRCTEDGKAIQILVDYISWGTVGYVYGSGIGGFMCRPLLLYEEDGQILARDNYDGVEIDKLTYSMDAETWNATFKPGEWNTLKIRCVGTAPHVTTWINGEMVMDLDGNTFAARHMRDNNKKDWDQPTTWSSEVTQEVTGNRGSIGLQVHPSGKWTRWKPDGAARYRNIRILDLGSE
- a CDS encoding EthD domain-containing protein, with product MIKFVMICYRKPGTTRAEFQDYWLNQHAPLFGKFADVFGTKRYVQCHTLDSPMNDAIRASRGMAGACDGVAEVWFESEEQLMAAMSSPEGQEVGATLTADENNFIDHARSSAFIAVEHEL